A region of Planctomycetia bacterium DNA encodes the following proteins:
- a CDS encoding Uma2 family endonuclease codes for MSISPIESTAGAELAVRVANGRSDSSAALRELHSGDVMTREEFHALYELTPAGFKAELIDGVVFVASPVGQWHGDYIYFVGGLLFTYQSRTSGVSGNTNSTLLLGPRDEPQPDLLLRIPPEFGGRTWTEPGKVEYLAGPPELVIEIAHSTRTVDLETKRLAYQRHGVQEYLVVCVGDREIRWFDLIRDERRQIPADGNIRVTRFPGLWLNVQAILDQESGDALRTLEAGLASPEHAEFVQWLEAERVRIVAGQAKPQ; via the coding sequence ATGAGCATCTCACCTATTGAGTCAACCGCCGGCGCTGAGTTGGCAGTCCGTGTGGCCAACGGCCGTAGCGACAGTTCGGCCGCGCTGCGCGAACTGCACAGCGGAGATGTGATGACGCGAGAAGAATTTCACGCTCTATATGAATTAACGCCCGCCGGATTTAAGGCTGAGCTAATTGACGGAGTAGTATTTGTGGCATCTCCTGTTGGCCAATGGCACGGTGACTACATTTACTTTGTCGGCGGGCTTCTGTTCACGTATCAGTCGAGGACTTCAGGAGTCTCGGGAAACACTAATTCCACGTTGTTGCTGGGCCCTCGTGATGAACCTCAGCCGGACTTGTTGTTGCGGATTCCGCCAGAATTCGGTGGGCGAACTTGGACCGAGCCGGGCAAAGTGGAGTATCTTGCAGGGCCTCCTGAATTGGTGATCGAGATCGCACATAGTACGCGCACCGTCGACCTCGAGACCAAGCGCCTCGCCTACCAACGACATGGCGTGCAGGAATACCTCGTCGTCTGTGTGGGCGACCGTGAAATTCGCTGGTTCGACCTGATCCGCGACGAACGACGCCAAATTCCCGCCGATGGGAACATTCGTGTCACGCGCTTTCCGGGATTATGGTTGAATGTTCAAGCGATTCTGGACCAAGAATCCGGCGACGCCTTGAGAACCCTCGAAGCCGGCCTCGCTTCGCCGGAGCACGCCGAGTTCGTGCAGTGGCTCGAAGCTGAGCGGGTGCGCATCGTGGCAGGGCAGGCGAAGCCGCAATAG